In Vigna angularis cultivar LongXiaoDou No.4 chromosome 8, ASM1680809v1, whole genome shotgun sequence, the DNA window tagtgctgaagctgaataccgatCTATGGTTTTGACTACATGCGAACTTGTGTGGATCAAGCAACTTCTCCAAGAGTTGAAATTTTGTGGAAATGAGTCGTTGAAACTGTACTGTGACAACCAAGCAGCCCTTCATATTGCCTCCAATCCAGTGTTTCATgagagaacaaaacatatagaaattgattgtcattttattagagagaagttgttgACTAAGGAACTTGTTACTGAgtttgtcaattctaatgaacaactcgGAGACATTAtgaccaaatctctaaggggCCTAggattcaatttatatgttccaagcttggtgcatatgatctatatgctccagcttgagggggagtgttgatatatattgtattgtataatTGTACTTTTAGTTTTTGGGCTTTTATGTGCTGGTCTGTTTGCTCCTTATATAGGCCATTTGGTGTAATAGAAACTTGACACAATGGAGTAATATTTtcatctctacattttctctccCAAATTTAACATTCATTTATGTCTATTACATACCTTACACCTATTTGTAGCAATCTAATCTtccaaaaaaggaaaataaggaaacaatatactgaaaataaactagaagattctaaagatattttctctaattaggaagattttcctctaattacaacaTTCTCTGATAGCATAAAGCTAAAAAgaagaagttttgatgatgtctcaaagtcaagtcttaAGTGCTCTTGTTgcaagaagatcttcatgaagacttgttttgtgttaaagcttttgtaatttagtagattcatgtataggatgtggtttatctttgattctataTATTGTTAGACTTAGGTTgcattaaaatttgttttgaattagaAAATGATATCGAAGCCAATCCTAATGGAAGTTGTTGGGCCTATTAAACTATTATCGAACCACCCATAAATATCTATTAGCACACTTGAAATGCCAAGTCCTCAACATGGGTGTGTGTGTTAGAGATCCTAAATGGATTAGAGatatgatcaaattataatatataaacctTACAAGTGGGTTTTGAAGGGCTGAATTAGGCCTAAATTCACTTTACAAGAACTGTAGTTACCCGGATTGGAATGATTTCCGTCTATGTAATTCTAGTGCTCTATCTAGTTTATGGAAAGTAAAATATACAAAGCATTTTCCCGAGGGAGAGAGAGTTGTAGAGAAGAGAGAAGgggaaaaataaagaaagaacaCTTTCGTTATATTGATTTACCAAATCTCACACAGAATAAAAGATAGTACCATCCTCCTAAGGACTTCCCTCCAACAAAAATTTTCCCCTCTTGCAACCAACTTACTCCTCCAATTACAAACTAACCAATTACCTTCTTCTCTTCTACCTCTCCAACTATGAAAGATAATTACCTACTTCTAACAATTTAAAGTGCCCAACAACCCCTTAGACGTGAATATTCTAAGTACTCTCCAGAAACGTATCAATGTCATCTCCTAAATGTTCAACATTGTCCTCAAGGAAAGGATTGGAGATTCCCCTACCAAATGCATCCATGaatgtttttcattaaattgCTTTGCAACATAAATATTAGGCAATCTTGGACGTAACAAAAGGTTATGAACAATGGTACCAGACAGCAAGAAGTTACTAACAATGGTATCAATATTAACAAAACAACTAAATCAACAAACTTTGCACAATGATTATATTACTCAGATTTGCATTTGACATGTTACATATACAAGTACATACTTTCAATATTGTCATCAGTACCCATTCTTTGTGTTATCTTGTTTCCCTGACCAATGTCACGAAGCTCCACCTATTATCAACAAACTAGTATTTGTTACAAATGTAGTTGATTGAGAGAGTCCCGAGTAACAACATACAACTTTAACTGATAACAAGAGCATTAGTAAGATCTCCTTTAATTGTTGTATTTCCTTAATAAAGATTGACAGACAGGTGGTATCATCTAAATACAAGACAAGGGCTTCTCCATTTTCAGTTTTTACGGAACCATGTAATAAGTTTCTAAAAACACCAAATAAGAAATAGTTAGGACAAAAAATTCAAACCCTAACACCCTCTAAAGAAAACATTACTTGATAACATCTATTACTAGGTAGATCTCATTCGTGCTTTTGCACACTGTTAGTTGTTGTAGGAAGTTCAGTAAACTTGTTTGTAGCAAATTAGTGGAGAAATGGTTGCATTATCATTCGAAACAACTACCAGCCAATGTCTCATCAGTTTCTACAAATTGTATAGCTCAATTATAGAGAAAATAGCAGAATACTTAGATTCTCAAATCAAACTTTGTTGTTACTCCTTGATCACTCTCTTTCACTTTCTCACCTTGCAACCAAATCAAATCATAAGAATATTTGGGATTTTGTATAACATCTATAGTAAggtcatgaaaaaaatattagtttatcaTTTAACAGTGTATCGAAGTAAGTTTGTCCATTACCACTTTGTTGGTTTTTCGACACAGTCCAAGTGAGTTTGTAAATAGCAAACAGCGTATATACACATGCATTTTAACATGTGGATTCAAGCCAGTAAATTTACAGATAAATAAATCAAGATGAGTCATAATATAGAATTTTGGTACGAAAGATGAAAGAAACAGGAAGACAAGAAGAGGGGAAAAGGGAAGAACACAATATAGAGGatagagagaagaggagagaaACAGAGGTAAAGGAAACTTTGCTCTGCACTTGACTATCATTTCAATCTATCTACATTCAGTCTAGATTCAGTTGTCTAGAATACAACAGTCTAACTTATTTACTGACAGCTACCAAATAGCTATGAAAGAAAGTAGCTGCCAAACTAAAATATTGTCTTATTTGCATTtacatatcaaacatatatGCTTTTATTATGGATAATAATAACTTGTTAGGGTCCAGAAATCTTAACTCATAAAACAAGTTATTTAACTATGATTAAATAAGTAAATTGTTACCATCTACACAACTAGTTTTCTATTCACTTTGTTCACCACTTTTCTAATATGTGaagataaataagaaaattgtcAAAATTACTGATGAAAATTTTCCTCTACCAAATAGGATATGCAGTATAAAATTAAGGCATACTATATTTTGCACCAAGGAGTTGATTTTGTGTGTCAAGAAAAATCTTAAAGAGAGTGCAGAAAAATGAGGAAAGCAGGTTTCCTGGACACAATGGCCAAAAGACTTCCCATTAGTTACCTTTAGAAATATATACGATAGTAATTCCTTCAAAAGACAAATAAAATGATAGCATTCACTACACCAATACTATTTTCCTAATTTAAGGCATATTCAACATAGTACACTATTCCATTCCCAAGGACATATTTGAACAAGTTTCACCGTATGTCCTTCcaggagagaaaaacaaaaagaaaaaaaatgaaattatgttCTCCATAAGCTAAAATTAGCTCATGtacaagttaaaaataataattaaaagaagcTAGAAAGTGCTTATACAAATTAGCTTATGCATTTTAGCTTATGTAAAAGTTCGtccaaaagtaaataaagataAGCATgctcattaataaaattatggaaCAAGTATGCATTTAGGGAGGGTCAGTATGACACAAAAAAAGAGGAAAACTTAGGACAAACCTTGATTGTGGCTTTTCCTCTTCCTTCATGAGAGTGATCTACTTTAAGAACCTGAAGAGGTTTGCATCACAAACGAAAGTGTGGGATAACAAGATTCAATGGAATAAATTGATTGAGTAGTAGTATTAAGTACCTCGTAAATGCGCCCTGGAAGCAAGCACGACCAACACAATAAGAATGCAAAATGAATCTGTTAGAAAGCATACATGTCGAATTGAAACCATAGTAAAATTCAATAACCGAAGAGCAAAGGAACCTTGTTTTCCAATGATATTTCCAACTCTAATCTGCACCGCAAAAGACAGTGAAGAAGCACCTATAAAATTTGACCAAAAGCCCAATAAAAtagtcaaatttaaaagatGCATACATCAGAGCCAGATACTTTGATTCCCCGACGTTGAGAGGAAGACCACGGAGATGTGAACAAGTTGGTTGCGGTGGAGGAAGCACGAGACGGTGCCGATAGTGAGAAAAAATTCAATGGTGTCCGAAAATAAGAATACAAATATGAAGAGAGCCTGATAAGAGATCTGTTGTCGGAATTGGAAAGCATCAGCCGCATAGTTTGCATTCTCTAACTGTTGTTGGGTCAATTTTATTTCGGAACAAGCTGAAGCTCTTTGCGTTACTTAAAAGCTAGATATACCTGGATTCACCAGTACATTTAACCAAAACATTAATACATGTCAGTTTTTCACTTCCAAAAGCCCCACACACATAGCAAAAATAAAGAACAGAGCAACACAAAAATCACCAAGGGTATACACAGAATAACCATTCCAGTTAAGGAATAAAAGGGTGAATAACACGCAGCTAAGTGATTTCTGCACAGATGAATTGGTTTGAGAAAGCGGCTTTGGCAGCGGCAAACAGAGGAGTGGATTTTTGGATCTCCGGAGTAGTATACTGGCAGAAATTCCCAAATTCACACTGTCACGGATTATTGGAAAAaaccatatattttaaaactttttataatgcaaaaatgtattttttaaaaactttaaaatttaaagttaggaaaacaatgtttaattaataactaaataaCTCCAAATTACATTACTTCAAATCTTTTCCCATCATCTTTCACATTTATTATGCTTTTGAAATATATGCAATATCATAGTCTCACGTATAATACATTATACAATAATTATGGATAAtatcattcacaaacacacaaacataaACACGGTAAACTATctataaaacaatcataataaagagatataaacatattaaatatatcaacaataataataataaaatttct includes these proteins:
- the LOC108319034 gene encoding uncharacterized protein LOC108319034, which gives rise to MQTMRLMLSNSDNRSLIRLSSYLYSYFRTPLNFFSLSAPSRASSTATNLFTSPWSSSQRRGIKVSGSDIRVGNIIGKQGRIYEVLKVDHSHEGRGKATIKVELRDIGQGNKITQRMGTDDNIERVYVQEKTFMFMCMDHDGTVVLMDPDSLDQMEVSKDLFSKDCLYLRDEMKVKVQFYDDKPLSASVPKHVTCIVKEVISATTRNKKVVLDNGLAVEVPPHIVAGDAIVVNTEDDSYIERAKS